In Thermodesulfobium sp. 4217-1, one genomic interval encodes:
- a CDS encoding methyl-accepting chemotaxis protein, producing MSSEQEKTASKTRGFSLWNTINSRLSFSMILIIVILGVSIMLVSNFVIKQSIKDQTTAAMQETAKTASNGINTFIENKIGALTDLAKDPALQSGDKNKVFEFLKTTFGSFPEANDTFYANEKGEVVANSGIIPNINVSDRPYFKAVMSTGKVFITTIYINRLDQSKIFSIVVPILNASGTPIGLIGEDIRLSTVEDLVSNIKFGKSGYGVLLDKTGLYIVMPPKKEMVMKENITKVSSTITPSLAELGKRVVSEPTGFGTYSFLGQEKIMAWDRIPSTGWVLLIPVTSTDFYSGLYSLLTIIFLAIIIISIISFIIFKFISRSITKPLSEIVEVNKKISEGDLNVDINTDYFGELGILSSSTKKMAENTRSVIQSLKGLVSDLQNASEKVKENATILSHSSGEVSQAASNTAHGAEEISKIAQTLSNKVNTFSSTTQAIAKGAEEQANNTE from the coding sequence ATGAGCTCAGAACAAGAAAAAACCGCAAGCAAAACAAGGGGTTTCAGCCTCTGGAACACCATTAATTCAAGGCTTTCTTTTAGCATGATACTGATAATAGTAATCTTAGGTGTCTCTATTATGCTCGTTTCAAATTTCGTAATAAAACAAAGCATAAAAGATCAAACAACTGCAGCTATGCAAGAGACCGCAAAGACCGCAAGCAACGGCATTAACACCTTTATAGAGAATAAAATTGGAGCATTGACAGATTTAGCTAAAGATCCTGCACTACAAAGTGGTGACAAAAATAAAGTTTTTGAATTCCTAAAAACTACCTTTGGGTCTTTCCCAGAGGCAAACGACACTTTTTATGCGAATGAAAAAGGTGAAGTGGTTGCAAATTCTGGTATTATTCCGAACATAAACGTATCAGACAGGCCTTACTTCAAGGCAGTAATGTCTACTGGCAAAGTATTCATCACGACTATATACATAAATAGACTCGACCAGAGCAAAATTTTTAGCATTGTGGTTCCAATTCTAAATGCATCGGGCACTCCAATAGGGTTAATTGGTGAGGATATAAGGCTCAGTACTGTAGAAGATCTGGTATCAAATATAAAGTTTGGCAAATCAGGATATGGAGTTTTGCTCGACAAAACAGGCCTATATATAGTAATGCCACCAAAAAAAGAGATGGTTATGAAAGAAAACATTACAAAAGTTAGCTCTACTATTACACCATCCCTTGCTGAGCTTGGCAAGAGGGTAGTAAGTGAACCTACAGGATTTGGCACCTATAGTTTTCTCGGACAGGAAAAGATAATGGCCTGGGACAGAATTCCCTCTACTGGATGGGTATTGCTAATTCCAGTCACATCAACTGATTTCTACTCAGGATTGTATAGCCTTCTCACAATAATATTTTTAGCTATCATAATAATCTCTATAATATCCTTCATAATATTTAAGTTCATATCAAGAAGCATTACAAAGCCTCTTTCAGAGATAGTGGAAGTAAACAAGAAGATTTCAGAAGGAGACTTAAACGTAGACATAAATACAGATTATTTTGGTGAGTTGGGGATTCTTTCAAGTAGCACTAAGAAGATGGCAGAGAACACAAGGTCTGTAATACAGAGCTTAAAGGGTCTTGTATCAGATCTACAAAATGCATCTGAAAAGGTAAAAGAAAACGCAACCATATTGTCTCATTCATCAGGAGAAGTCTCACAGGCAGCTTCGAATACAGCACATGGAGCAGAGGAGATATCAAAGATAGCTCAGACACTCTCTAATAAAGTAAATACCTTCTCAAGCACCACTCAGGCAATTGCAAAGGGAGCAGAAGAACAGGCAAACAATACAGAA